The stretch of DNA CTGCGCGCCGCTGGAAACACCCACACCGGATCTGTACTGATATATTGTCTGCATGCTGTCGGCGGGCACATCGTAGCCGCATTCCTCGAGAATCTCTTCCCGCGCTATATCCTCCAGACACTTGTCCTTGTCGACTTGGCCCGCGCACAGCTCCAGCGTGATGCCTAGCTCTGGCGGAAACTTTTGCAGATCCACTTCGCCCATGGCTGTTGGCTGATGGTAGTTCAGGCAAGCTTGGTAAACCGAAGCCCTAAATTGccgcacaaaaattaatttatcccGAGACTTGTTATAGAGAAGCACCAAGACACCATCCAGTACTTTAACAATGTGCGTCTCCTTCTGCCGCTCGTTTTCCATGTAATGAACGGTGCAGGGTTGAATCCATTTGGACTTCGCGGGTGGTGGGGAAAACCAAATTCTCGTAATTTTACTTTGTCGACCGAGGGTAGACTTCTTTGCATCCGAACAACAGACACGACGCAGGCCTGATCTGAAGAATTTAATCATTCcaaaaaacaatacaattaaaataaacaaaagtcagTGTGTAAAAAACGCCAAAACTCGATAAGCAATTTTTGAAATCAGCAGTTTTGATTGAGTGTTGAACAACTGCGCAAACATTTTGACATTTCCATATATATCGAAAATCTTGTGGAGACAGTCGAGCTACCCTTTACAGTATATCAAATACTTTTGCGGTATTTTAATCACGAAAATTAGTTCAATGTAACGTGAGTTCACCCACGTAACTTTTAttgctatttttttggttgacccTTTAAGTTTTAACCTTAttggcaatcaatcaaataaagaTAAGTCATGAAAATCAGCCAATCTTGTGAGGAATTGAATGCTGATTCGAGTATAACTAAATTTTTAAAACTGAGAGTCTTaaccagctggtaatattGAACAGAAGATCCAAGTCGAGATAAATGAAttgaaagggtatatttcggtatatttccgtcggtttatttgatcgataattccgtGGTCACATTGTGCGTGCTGTAAAACGCTATGGCCGCTGAGTGTTGAACAACGACACCTCATTTTGACATTTATCGAAAATCTTGGGTCGACAGTCGGTGTGCGgtgtgtaaaatattttgcttttcCCCCAACGTTAGATAATAGCCTTTTCCGAACTTGATTTGCAGCTGGGAAACGAATCCGATTGAAATTTAGCCAGACTGTGTATCAATTAAGCGAATATGCTGCGCTCGAGACTGACACAGGCAGCCTGCGCCGCCCAACGTGCGTTCTCCACCACCCCCAAGGTGCTGGCCGCCAAGCAGATGACGGTACGCGATGCCCTCAACAGTGCCCTCGACGAGGAGCTGAGCCGGGACGATCGTGTCTTCCTGCTGGGCGAGGAGGTGGCCCAGTACGACGGTGCCTACAAGGTAAGCGAAAAGAAACTAAGAAAAACCCTTGCAACATTTACCCCCTTTGCCGATTACGTAAACAGCATCGGCCAGCAGTGACAGTTCGCGCTGACAGCTGATGCAGTGGGCCCACATCGACAGTGGCAGTAACCAGCCGCGGGGGCAGGGCAAGTGCGTGTCTGATAATGAATCGGAATCGTGTCTCTGCCTACCTTTCGCAGGCTGCGTGATTGGCATCGGCAAGGTCacgcattgtgtgtgtgtttggcacgCTGATAACACGGGCAGCAGCGATAATAACTTTCTGATTTGTTTACCCTGAATGATCGCtccaatttgtattttatctGTTTTGTCTAGGTATCCCGTGGACTGTGGAAGAAGTATGGCGACACACGCATCATTGATACGCCAATCACAGAAATGGGTTTCGCTGGCATTGCTGTGGGTGCTGCCATGGCCGGTCTGCGTCCCGTCTGCGAGTTCATGACCTTCAACTTTGCCATGCAGGCCATTGATCACGTGAGTATTGATTGGTTCCCCCTACTACATCCAAGCAGTTGCCTAAATACTCATATTATCTCATTgccaaaaacaacaccaaaggAGAGATTAACTCCAGTTAATGTGCCCCCTCCCCCCCACTCAGCTAGCTAATTACTCCTACTAGTCCAATTCAAGTTcattacaaaatcaaaaaggGGCGGCGCGTAATGGGATAATATGGGTTGAGCGGCTCCTGTctcaacacaaaaacaaagcctaTAGAACCGGCACCTCTGTACCGTTTGACTAATTCCAAACTCCACTCCCATATTATCCGATTATGTGCAGGCCAAGCTACTCAAGTCTGTCAAGCCACCCATTGGCGACTGTcagctgcctctgcccaaGATCATTGAAAGTCCGCGCTCCACCTGGCTGAACGAAATCAACGACATACTGCAAAAAGATCGCGTGGGCGAGCGGACAATCATTTCGCCGCCGCTGGGCAAGAGCATACCCGACAAAATGGAGGCTGCCCGCCTCATTGTCATCCGCAAGCGCAAGATGAAGAAGCACAAGTTGAAGAAGCTGCGCCGCAAGATGAAGTTCGAGTGGGCCAAGGTGCGGCAGCGTCGCGAGATGCGCAAGGAGAAGGCGTTCCAGGCACAGCTCATGTCCCAGATCAAGCAGGCGGAATCGTTCAGTGCCGAGCAGCATGTGGCCGAGATTCTGCGACAGGCGAACGATAACCCATTGCCACGCTTCTGGAAGGGACGACGCCTGCCCGCATTTATCATTAAGCAGAAATTAGGAATTAAGTGAAGttcagcaaataaaatgcaaattgtattaaCTTGAATTGGACATAAGAGCAGCTACAGGgaggaggcacaggcacacacatgaGATGTATGTCCCTTAATAATTGAAAACCTTTTCCCTGCCACCCTTCAGATCATCAATTCCGCTGCCAAGACGTTCTACATGTCCGCTGGCGCTGTCAATGTACCAATCGTGTTCCGCGGACCCAATGGTGCCGCCTCTGGTGTGGCCGCGCAGCACTCTCAGTGCTTTGCCGCCTGGTATGCACACTGCCCTGGCCTGAAGGTGGTGTCCCCCTACGACACGGAGGATGCACGAGGCCTGCTCAAGGCTGCCATTCGGGATCCCGATCCAGTTGTGTTCCTGGAGAACGAACTCATGTACGGCACTGCATTCCCCGTCGATGATAAAATCACCGACAAGGACTTTGTGGTGCCGATTGGCAAGGCGAAGATCATGAGGCCTGGCAAGGACATCACCATTGTGGCGCATTCCAAGGCTGTGGAGACGGCACTCCTGGCCGCCGCCGAGCTGGCCAAGAAGGGCATCGAGGCTGAGATCATCAATCTGCGCTCCATTCGTCCCCTGGACACGGCGACCATCTTTGCCTCTGTGCGCAAGACCCACCATCTCGTCACCCTAGAGAACGGCTGGCCTCAGCACGGTAAGCGATCGGAGAAGCTCCAGCTCAAAGCTCCCTgaataaacttttatttttctgctttttagGTGTTGGTGCTGAGATCTGCGCCCGCATCATGGAGGATGAGACATTCTTCGAGCTGGATGCCCCTGTGTGGCGTTGCTGCGGTGTGGATGTGCCCATGCCCTATGCCAAGACGCTCGAGCTGCACGCTCTGCCCCGCGTGGCCGATGTGGCTGAGGCGGCCCTCAAAGTGCTGGGCGGCAAGGCGGGCAAGGCTACTGCTGCGCTAAAATAGACCcaatcaaacacacacacacacacacacgcacgatATCGCCCAGAGCTAACTAAATTTACTGTCctcaacgaaaaaaaacagaaaacatgGACATTCGCTGTCCCTAAATTAATGCACCGAACTACAAATCGAAAAGTGGAATGGAAGGGTTTGAATTTAAGCAGCACCATTGGATTTTGTTGATCTTTCAAACCTGCTAGTTGATTTATTTGGTTATAGAAATCTCTtctgaaattaaaaaacaaaaattataaaaaccgCTGGCATGTttcgtttaattaattaatattatttgcgCGTTTGAGAGTGGCGCTTATTCGTGTGTCAATATCAGCGCTGTGCAACACATGGCCACTCGAATGCGCTGCGCAGCACTGCCGAAATGTTAGCAACAAGTAGTCAAATAACGTTACATTCTTACGTTTTATGCTAATATTATTTCTTATTTAACTTTTCAGCATGAACCGTAGTTTGTGagcaatcaaataaaaggaagtcatgaaaactagTCAATCTTGTGAAGAATTAATTACTCTACTGGAAAAAATTAAAGCTGTAGTGCTGAGAGTTGTAACTATCTtgtaatattaaaaagaatatcaaaatcgttGAAAATGATTTAGGACTctgtatatttacggtatatttggaAAACGagatggtatatttcggtacATTTGTGAGGGTCAGGCGATATATTTCGTCGATAAGTCCGCCATAGACAggcaaagaagagaaaaaaaggaaaactgcaaaaacaataacaataacaattaaatgaaacTCGAAAACACAATGCTCTGGCTGTAATGGCAAGTAGCTCCAGCTCCGATGAAAGCTCCAAAGCCCCAGAGAATTTTCAAATATCCAGTGCCTCGACCAATGACGACGATGACATCTGTGATGGCGCAGGATACACAAAGAAGAAGCCAAATGGAGGCAACAGCGTAAAGGAAACCatagcagctgctgctgcgactgcagtTGGTCTGCGATGTCCTCTTTGTCTCGGTTGCACTGCGACACGCTTCCACTGTCGAAATTGCGTCAGAAATGGAAACATTACTCATAGCGCCGCCACCGAAAGGGCCGAGAGGTTTGCTACTCTCTGCACAGTCATTCCATTCGTTCTTCCCCTAATACATTTATCATTTTGGTTTTACAGCCTGtcggaaaagcagcagcgataTATCAGTCTGCAGGCGGGTCTGAAGACCTACAGCAATCGCTATGAGGGCCTCATACAGCAACACAAGTCGAACGAGAATCGCTTGATGGCCATCAAAGCCAAGCGCAAACAGctggaactgctgcagcagctgattgGTAGCACCACACAGcgtctgctggtgctgggcgAGCAGCGTGATGAACTGCGTCTCGCCAATGACGAGAAGCGCAAGAACCTGCCCAAGTATCCCATAAAAGTGAAGATGCTGGAGGACTATGTGCTCGATCGCATCGAGAAGATCGAGAAGCTGCGCGACACGCATCTCGGTCTGATGGACAACATCAAGCAGACGGCTCGTCGGGGCATCCAGCAGCTGGTCACCTACATCTTTCCCATCACAGAGGTGGTGCTGaaggatgagcagcagcgcaagATGAGCAACGAGCGCAGCGAGGAGGCAGAGACAATTGCTGCACTGGCCGATGCCAAGAACACCTCGTATATACGTGGCAAATGGGTGTTCCATGGCAGCGGCATCAGCGAGGTGCAGTACCGCATTGTGGGACCCTCGCTGCCTGCCAACGGAGATTATACTGCTTACCTGGACTGGCTGTCGGACAACAAGGACGATGTGCCAAAGGCCACGGCCAATGAGATTACACCCAGTCGCTACGAGGCGTATCGCATTGTGGGCGCCCTCACGTACACGGCGCAGCTGACGCAGCTGCTGAGCTTCTATCTGAATGTGCGGCTGCCACATAAGATTGCCTACGGGGACTTTTGCCGCAAGCTGCTCAACGAGGAGCAGTTCCTGCGCAAGGTGTCGCGTGTCAACTCCAATATCATGTATCTGGCCTACACGCAGCAGGTGAAGCTGCGCGCGCTCAACGAACAGCACACGCTCGAAAACATTTTGGCCATACTCGATCTGGAGCGCAGCGACTTGGGCCGCTTTGGCCATTTGGATGTGACAAATGCGCCGCTCATGAAATCGGTGGACTCTCTATTAATTGGCATTGAAACGGCCACAGAATCGGAATCTGAAGGTGCGTTTTAATAGAGTTTAATCAAGGAGTTATATCtgtaaatttgtttactttccTGGCAGATGAGAACTCCTTGCGCTTGGACTGGGAATCGGTGCCGAGTCTGACGCCACAGCCAGAGCTTGCGGATCCCAATCTGATGCCGGCTGTCGCCCAACAATCGACCATTGCCATGGTGCGTATGGCAGCCACCTCTATGCTGCGCTGGATCAAGTGAGCGcaagatgttgctgctggccttcCCCATCACACTCCCCCAGCAATTATCGAGCAAAGCACGTGTGTTATCTTTTACAAATTAGGCTAAGTtatcggaggaggaggaggagcagtgggCGGGTACTATCAGAGAGTAGAatgtatggatggatgtgTTGGTTTTAACATTATCTTTTTGGTTTACACAACAAATATtgatatgaaaatatatatatctatgtatgtgtgtgtgtgtatatatccAATcccatatatatatttatgaggGGTAAAACGCAATCgattgggttttgtttttacataacttattttgtgtttttcctttatttaataaaaaatgtttcgcTATAAATAACTAATTTCGAATTTGTTGCTTATTTAATGCTTGCAAAGtacaaattacacacacaacTTCGACTTCCGACTTCGACTAATTACTTTCTTGCTTAAAAGACTAAAATGTTacttgattgattgattgatgtatgtataattGTATGAAAAGGAAAGGCGAAACGAACACACACGGGACATGTGTCGAGAATTCGACTGAGGATcactctctcgcactcactcGCTGCTGTCTAATGTTTGTATGAAACCTGCACAGCACAGTTTACAAGCTGCATCTTAGTCGAGTGGTTGAGTAGGGACGACTTATGCTAAACGAACTTCGTTGGCAGTTGTTGTAAGATGgatgtgttggtgttgttgctggctgcctcaCTGGCAGCTGTAGGCGGGGAGGGCTTTACAAATACTTGTGGCAGTGTATGGGTTAGTGGGACGGAACCGGAGCCCCCAAGATGTGAGCTACTCTGCACAGagacgggcacgggcacgggcaccgCCACggagccactgccgccgctgctgccgttgagCAGACCCAACTGATGATCATAGCTGGCCAGGGAGCTCATTGAGGAGAGAAcgagtgctgctgccatcgccTCGTGATTGTAGAATGCCGACACTGGTGCCTTCGATGGCTGTGCGGCATTTAGCAAGGGTCATTGATGCGTTGACGTTCCCgcaccgccactgccgctgacATTTCCTCCCTTCATGACGCCGCTCGGTGAGACgttgaattgtttttgccaaGTGTTTTGCAGTGACAATTGCTTCTCGAGGGATTTCAGTTCGGACAATGTCTTCATTACTTGGGCGTTGCTGCTGAGATCGTagacatgctgctgctgacccaCAGTCAtcgcacccacacccacacccactttGGCAGTGtgttgatggtgatgatgattgttgttgttgttattgttgttattcttGTTCTTGTTATTATAGATGTACATGTTGTCCGCTTGGAAGCCCAGCACTGATGCTCCATTGGCCTTTCCCGTGCTTGTACCTGTGCCCGTGGCAGTCTTTGCCTTGCTTTgagtctttgtttttgctttttgcggctttgctgtggctgttatagttgccatcgccatcgctcCGGCAGGATAGACACCAACAATCTCAACGCCATCGGattcgctgctgctctccaaaTTTGCGGAAGAATTCTGCAACTGTGTGGCATAGGAcaagcggctgctgctgccgctgctgttggtgctggtaATGACTGGAGTGGGCTGCGGCGTGATGGTTATTGCAGAGGAATGTGCAGCCAGCTGCTTGGATGTCTGCAGTATATCGCTGGGACACTTGTAGTCATCCAAATTGATGACATGCGGCGATGGTCGTGCTCCACTGATCACCTTGGAATGTGCTggactgctgttgttgctgctgctgtttgtctgaTGACTGTTGATTGTCGTGACGCTAGGattggcggcagcagctgccagcgtCGCTGCAGTTATGAGATTGTACATGCTCTGGTGTTGGTCCGAATGTGTCCTAGCCGAGACAGCAAAATCGCCAAGCATTCCCGCCAAGACAGCCGCCTGTGCCGATGTACTGGGCATGCATAAAAGATTCTCCAgactgccagcagccacattcacaactgctgcagcaggcgtTACCTGGACTTGAGGTTgaggctgctgtggctgcggttgcgactgctgctgctgctgctgatgctttgccatttttgttttcggtgGCTTGGTGGCTTTGCCGGTTGGCTGCTCTTTGAGCTTGCGCTTCAGGCTATTGGATGAGGCACTTGTAGCTGAGTCCGTGTCCGAGTTGCCACGCGATCGACTTGGTCCTGCTCCCGGCGGCAACTCTTCCACTTGTCTTAGATAATTATTGGGTTGCGGCAGTGGCTCtggtgtggcagcagccgccggagaaggagcaggagcaggagctggagctgcaacAACGGCAATTGGTTTCGCTGGAGTCTTTGTCTTCTCTGTGGACCTTCTGATGGAGTTCTTTTGGCGGgtgatttcattttgtagATCATCGTAACGCATCCAGCCCATGGGCCACAGTTCAAGGACCTTTGACTTGAGAAAACCATTGATGAACTCCTCCAGCGAGTCCTTGCGCTTGCCGAGCACAGCATAGGAGGTCCAGCGTGCCTGATAGACGCTGAACAAAAGGCTTCGCAGCTCGCTGGTCCACTGGAACTTCTTGCGCGGCATCTTGAGCGGCACCTCCGAGTTCACATCCGCCGCACTGAAAGGTAATTTTGATGAATGAGCGGCCAAATCCCTTggtaaatgtttaaattaatCTTACGCTTGCTCTGCAAAATGATGCAACTCCATTTCGTAGCTGGCTACGGCCTTGGGCATGGACTCGGACACCGCACGCCGCAGCTTGTCCAAGGCAATGGTTGTCTTGTTCCTCTCCTCCTTGGAGCGCATGGCCTTGCCCTTGCGCAGCATATAGTAtttgggcagctgcagctgatacTCAATGTGCGAGAAGACCATATTCCGTTCGTTACGATCCGCGCAGAGCAATGCCTCGTAGACCCTAGGAGAAGAGCAAGAAATTGTCATTTAGGTTTGGGCTTCCCTCTGGTCAGTCTTTGTGAAACTCACTTTAGCAGCAGAGCGCTCAGATTGCTATCCAGCGTGAACTTTTTGCCGCACATGTCGCGGCTCTTCACCACCTCCTTGAAACAGTTGACGGTCTTTAGAATATGCGCATCCAGAGATGTCGGCAGCAGCGTGTCAGCCGTTCGCAGATCTTTAAAggaaacaaacagaaaaacaatattaaattCCGCTCACAAGCATGCTGCTCGGTGGAGTGAGACATACTTTCACCAGCCTGCCCTTGgccttggctcttggctgcttTGTCCGTCATGGCCTGATCCGGCACGGAGTCCGTGTCACAGCTGCTCTCCAGATCATCCGTGGAATGGCACTTCAGTTCCCCATTGACGACAGTACCTGCAACCGATGCTGTGCCGCTCTGTGACTTCAGGAAGCTATCCCTTTTGGCCTTGAGCATGTCCTTGACGGTCGTTGTCTTGACCACCTTCTTCAGTGCCTGCGCCTGGGCCTGACGCACCTCC from Drosophila subobscura isolate 14011-0131.10 chromosome O, UCBerk_Dsub_1.0, whole genome shotgun sequence encodes:
- the LOC117896297 gene encoding uridine diphosphate glucose pyrophosphatase NUDT14-like, whose translation is MIKFFRSGLRRVCCSDAKKSTLGRQSKITRIWFSPPPAKSKWIQPCTVHYMENERQKETHIVKVLDGVLVLLYNKSRDKLIFVRQFRASVYQACLNYHQPTAMGEVDLQKFPPELGITLELCAGQVDKDKCLEDIAREEILEECGYDVPADSMQTIYQYRSGVGVSSGAQALFYCEVCDEQRVAPGGGVDREVIEVVEMSLDEAKKLVETGNRTNGGPALLVGVMWFLLNKAQKST
- the LOC117896292 gene encoding uncharacterized protein LOC117896292 isoform X2; protein product: MLRSRLTQAACAAQRAFSTTPKVLAAKQMTVRDALNSALDEELSRDDRVFLLGEEVAQYDGAYKVSRGLWKKYGDTRIIDTPITEMGFAGIAVGAAMAGLRPVCEFMTFNFAMQAIDHAKLLKSVKPPIGDCQLPLPKIIESPRSTWLNEINDILQKDRVGERTIISPPLGKSIPDKMEAARLIVIRKRKMKKHKLKKLRRKMKFEWAKVRQRREMRKEKAFQAQLMSQIKQAESFSAEQHVAEILRQANDNPLPRFWKGRRLPAFIIKQKLGIK
- the LOC117896292 gene encoding pyruvate dehydrogenase E1 component subunit beta, mitochondrial isoform X1, translated to MLRSRLTQAACAAQRAFSTTPKVLAAKQMTVRDALNSALDEELSRDDRVFLLGEEVAQYDGAYKVSRGLWKKYGDTRIIDTPITEMGFAGIAVGAAMAGLRPVCEFMTFNFAMQAIDHIINSAAKTFYMSAGAVNVPIVFRGPNGAASGVAAQHSQCFAAWYAHCPGLKVVSPYDTEDARGLLKAAIRDPDPVVFLENELMYGTAFPVDDKITDKDFVVPIGKAKIMRPGKDITIVAHSKAVETALLAAAELAKKGIEAEIINLRSIRPLDTATIFASVRKTHHLVTLENGWPQHGVGAEICARIMEDETFFELDAPVWRCCGVDVPMPYAKTLELHALPRVADVAEAALKVLGGKAGKATAALK
- the LOC117896291 gene encoding beclin 1-associated autophagy-related key regulator, whose translation is MASSSSSDESSKAPENFQISSASTNDDDDICDGAGYTKKKPNGGNSVKETIAAAAATAVGLRCPLCLGCTATRFHCRNCVRNGNITHSAATERAESLSEKQQRYISLQAGLKTYSNRYEGLIQQHKSNENRLMAIKAKRKQLELLQQLIGSTTQRLLVLGEQRDELRLANDEKRKNLPKYPIKVKMLEDYVLDRIEKIEKLRDTHLGLMDNIKQTARRGIQQLVTYIFPITEVVLKDEQQRKMSNERSEEAETIAALADAKNTSYIRGKWVFHGSGISEVQYRIVGPSLPANGDYTAYLDWLSDNKDDVPKATANEITPSRYEAYRIVGALTYTAQLTQLLSFYLNVRLPHKIAYGDFCRKLLNEEQFLRKVSRVNSNIMYLAYTQQVKLRALNEQHTLENILAILDLERSDLGRFGHLDVTNAPLMKSVDSLLIGIETATESESEDENSLRLDWESVPSLTPQPELADPNLMPAVAQQSTIAMVRMAATSMLRWIK
- the LOC117896285 gene encoding yemanuclein isoform X2, giving the protein MSRGGEHKRVSLTSIIQSESVFSRFGGNILEPEVPAVQNKPAKTTKSIRINLKLFETDTVNYPEFNYSKLLYLEKKKAKKLKLKTGNGFSSSDPFADNDDDVQRIAKELEAKYGNAYAKGRGRSRKEDHRDIGVGYDDTDSFIDNSEAYDEVIPEEVETLEGGFYINCGALEFKPLTKKSYTTRTDAIIKMPERSRKRIVSSSSNSSSSSSSSSSSSGEDNDADDNNGSDDDDGSSDSESNSEDDDDDDDDDNDEEDSDSESLDDGDSANTAKSNTNEMYKGNHQAKRAKISSGVGDAPPKSKSKSKSKSSGSSSSTTSTSKPTKTLTVTSSSSNSPRPSAVDNSDSEVRQAQAQALKKVVKTTTVKDMLKAKRDSFLKSQSGTASVAGTVVNGELKCHSTDDLESSCDTDSVPDQAMTDKAAKSQGQGQAGENLRTADTLLPTSLDAHILKTVNCFKEVVKSRDMCGKKFTLDSNLSALLLKVYEALLCADRNERNMVFSHIEYQLQLPKYYMLRKGKAMRSKEERNKTTIALDKLRRAVSESMPKAVASYEMELHHFAEQAAADVNSEVPLKMPRKKFQWTSELRSLLFSVYQARWTSYAVLGKRKDSLEEFINGFLKSKVLELWPMGWMRYDDLQNEITRQKNSIRRSTEKTKTPAKPIAVVAAPAPAPAPSPAAAATPEPLPQPNNYLRQVEELPPGAGPSRSRGNSDTDSATSASSNSLKRKLKEQPTGKATKPPKTKMAKHQQQQQHQQQHQHIHLTTTANEVRLA
- the LOC117896285 gene encoding yemanuclein isoform X1; protein product: MSRGGEHKRVSLTSIIQSESVFSRFGGNILEPEVPAVQNKPAKTTKSIRINLKLFETDTVNYPEFNYSKLLYLEKKKAKKLKLKTGNGFSSSDPFADNDDDVQRIAKELEAKYGNAYAKGRGRSRKEDHRDIGVGYDDTDSFIDNSEAYDEVIPEEVETLEGGFYINCGALEFKPLTKKSYTTRTDAIIKMPERSRKRIVSSSSNSSSSSSSSSSSSGEDNDADDNNGSDDDDGSSDSESNSEDDDDDDDDDNDEEDSDSESLDDGDSANTAKSNTNEMYKGNHQAKRAKISSGVGDAPPKSKSKSKSKSSGSSSSTTSTSKPTKTLTVTSSSSNSPRPSAVDNSDSEVRQAQAQALKKVVKTTTVKDMLKAKRDSFLKSQSGTASVAGTVVNGELKCHSTDDLESSCDTDSVPDQAMTDKAAKSQGQGQAGENLRTADTLLPTSLDAHILKTVNCFKEVVKSRDMCGKKFTLDSNLSALLLKVYEALLCADRNERNMVFSHIEYQLQLPKYYMLRKGKAMRSKEERNKTTIALDKLRRAVSESMPKAVASYEMELHHFAEQAAADVNSEVPLKMPRKKFQWTSELRSLLFSVYQARWTSYAVLGKRKDSLEEFINGFLKSKVLELWPMGWMRYDDLQNEITRQKNSIRRSTEKTKTPAKPIAVVAAPAPAPAPSPAAAATPEPLPQPNNYLRQVEELPPGAGPSRSRGNSDTDSATSASSNSLKRKLKEQPTGKATKPPKTKMAKHQQQQQQSQPQPQQPQPQVQVTPAAAVVNVAAGSLENLLCMPSTSAQAAVLAGMLGDFAVSARTHSDQHQSMYNLITAATLAAAAANPSVTTINSHQTNSSSNNSSPAHSKVISGARPSPHVINLDDYKCPSDILQTSKQLAAHSSAITITPQPTPVITSTNSSGSSSRLSYATQLQNSSANLESSSESDGVEIVGVYPAGAMAMATITATAKPQKAKTKTQSKAKTATGTGTSTGKANGASVLGFQADNMYIYNNKNKNNNNNNNNNHHHHQHTAKVGVGVGAMTVGQQQHVYDLSSNAQVMKTLSELKSLEKQLSLQNTWQKQFNVSPSGVMKGGNVSGSGGAGTSTHQ